The Methanobacterium sp. BAmetb5 genome includes a region encoding these proteins:
- a CDS encoding EMC3/TMCO1 family protein, whose protein sequence is MAFEFITQPVFGAVDFVFLPLVNMFGPMIGVFLISAIVAFFITLANKLLVDQDRLQFLQKEMKGFQQEMMAAQKSGDPKAMAEVQKKQAEFMDLQKEMMTNSFKPMIVTMIPILFIFWWMAAQPAISKLVIELPSFVFYVLLVPLFHMFYHQSPGVPYMAIEWLGWYILCSFGMSLLFRKFMGLKTGNI, encoded by the coding sequence ATGGCATTTGAATTTATAACTCAACCGGTATTCGGTGCAGTGGACTTTGTGTTCCTGCCCCTGGTCAACATGTTTGGCCCCATGATTGGTGTGTTCCTGATATCCGCTATAGTGGCCTTTTTCATAACTCTGGCCAATAAATTACTGGTGGATCAGGACAGGTTGCAGTTTTTACAGAAGGAAATGAAGGGCTTCCAGCAGGAAATGATGGCTGCCCAGAAATCGGGTGATCCTAAAGCAATGGCAGAAGTTCAAAAGAAACAGGCCGAATTCATGGATTTACAGAAGGAAATGATGACCAACTCCTTCAAACCCATGATCGTTACCATGATACCCATCCTGTTCATCTTCTGGTGGATGGCCGCACAACCAGCTATAAGCAAGTTAGTGATAGAATTACCATCATTCGTATTCTACGTGCTACTGGTACCACTATTCCACATGTTCTACCACCAATCACCCGGAGTCCCCTACATGGCCATTGAATGGCTAGGATGGTACATACTCTGCTCATTCGGTATGTCCCTGCTCTTTAGAAAATTCATGGGACTGAAAACTGGTAACATATAG
- a CDS encoding 50S ribosomal protein L34e, protein MPALRYRSRTYKRTFRRTPGGKTVLHYKKKKPKKHHCAECGKLLHGVPRGRPYQIRKLSKSKKRPNRPFGGYLCPECTRRFYKEQARSLDQSPE, encoded by the coding sequence ATGCCAGCATTAAGATACAGATCACGAACGTACAAAAGAACCTTCCGCAGGACCCCTGGAGGAAAAACAGTCCTCCACTACAAAAAGAAAAAACCAAAAAAGCACCACTGTGCTGAATGTGGTAAACTCTTACACGGGGTTCCCCGAGGAAGACCATACCAAATAAGAAAACTATCCAAATCCAAGAAACGACCAAACCGACCATTTGGCGGTTACCTGTGTCCCGAGTGCACCCGCCGGTTCTACAAAGAACAGGCCCGGAGCCTGGACCAATCCCCAGAATAG